AAGGAATTCTAGAGAACGTTATTGTAAAAGTGAATAACTTTacgtacccagctgattttttcGTTATCAAGATGACGGAGCCCGCAGCAAGGGAGTCGAGTGAAGTCCTACTGGGACGGCCGTTCCTGTCCACGGCCAGCACTATCATAGACGTCCGTAATGGGACGATCAGCCTGGACTTCAAAGGAGAGCAGTACACGTTCAACAttgatgaagccatgaagaggcCAGCTGACGGCGAGAACGTGTACTCCGTAGATGTGACTGAGCCATTAGTACAGGAATTTCTGGAGGAGGAATTCTTAAAGAGGCAGTTCACTGACTCTGCTGCAGATGAAGAAGTCGAAAAAGAAGTAGAAGAGTGGCTTGAGACCATGAAGGTCGGAGAGATGGACGACCAGGCCATCGCGAAAGCGATAATGGATTTTTGCGAGCGCCCTAGGTCAGCTGGGTCAAGTGGGACAGCTCAAGTATCTAGCCCAGCGAAAGCGGCTTGATCAAGGCAAGCCACTGGAAAGAGAAGCGGCAGAAAATCCTCTGTCCACTGAAGAACCAAAGCCCGCGAAGGAGTTGAAGCCCCTTCCAACACATCTTAAAGTACGCCTACCTGGGGGAGGAAGAAACAGTGCCGTTATCATCAACAGCCAGTTGACCCAGGGGCAAGAAGACAGATTGCTGGAAGTGTTGAAAAGAAATCAGAAAGATATCGGTTGCAAACTGACAGACTTGGTGGGCATCAGCCCAGACTTGTGTATGCACCACATCCGACTGGAGGAAGGAGCCAAGCCACACTGCGACCAACAAcgaaaactcaaccccaacatgagggaagaggtgctcAAAGAAATTGTCAAGTTGGTCTCGATTGGGATTATCTACTCCATCCCGGACAGTAACTGGGTATGTCCAGTGCACATGGTGCCGAAGAAAGGAGGAATCCAAGTcgtgaaaaatgaaaagaatgaattGATTCCGACTAGGGCAGTTATGgggtggagaatgtgcatagattacAGGAAGCTGAACCAAGCTAccaagaaggatcacttccctctatcgttcattgatcaaatgctAGAGAAGTTGGCAGGGAAGCAGTATTTCAGCTTCTTGGATGGTTATAGTAGCTATTTCCAGATCGCTGTGAATCCAGATGACCAAGAGAAAACAACATTCACCTGCCCCTTTGGCACTTACGCCTATCGGAGGATGCCCTTCGGCCTCTGTAACGCTCCGGGCACTTTCcagagatgcatgatgagcatcttctcgGACCTGTTGGAAGACTGCATTGAGATCTTCATAGATGACTTTACTGTCTATGGGGACTATTTCGATCAAGGGCTGCATAGCCTAAACAGGGTGCTGGAAAAATGCCGACAGAAGGACTTGGTGCTGAACTTTGAAAAATGCCATTTTATTGTTACTGAATAAATAGCCCTGGGCCATGTAGTGTCGAGCGGGAAAATAGAGGTCGTCCCAGCAAAGGTAGCGGTAATTGCAAAACTGCCGTATCCCACCAACCAgaaggagatcagagccttTTTGGGCCACGCTGGGTTTTATAGAAGATTTATCAAAGATTTCGCGAAGATAGCCCAGCCCTTGACGAGGCATCTccagaatgacgtggaattcGAATTCTCTGATGCCTGCAAAGATGCGTTCCAATTTCTGAAGGACCGGTTGATAAGCTCTCTGATAATACGCGCCCCCGATTGGAgtcacccctttgaggtgatgtgcgatgctagcGATTATGTTGTGGGGGCAGTATTGGGTCAAAAGATTGAATTAAAAAGTTATATCATCTTCTACGCGTCAAAGACGTTGAATCAGGCACAGATGAACTATGACGTGACCgagaaggagatgctatcgGTAGTATTCGCATTTGAGAAGTTCAGGCCGTATCTGCTTGGGTCCAAAGTGATagtctatactgaccatgctGCGATCAAGTACCTGTTGgctaagaaggaatcgaagccGCGACTGATTAGATGGGTCCTccttttacaagaattcgacTGGGAGGCAGTCGACAAGAAGGGATGCGAGAACAGAGTGGCGGATCACTTAAGCCGAATTTTGCAAGAAGATAACGGTGAAGTCATTCTAGACGCTTTCCCTGAGGAGCATCTATATCTGATCAAGTCAACACCTAAACTACAGTGGATCAACCAAGCAGAGCGGGTTGATCAAGCCAATCAAGGAAGCAGGAGACAACACGCGAGGAAAGAGCCATGGTTAGCAGACATGGCCAACTACTTGGTGATGAACGAGTTGCCCAGAAGGGATGGAATGGAGGCATTTGTGGTGGACAacattccactactcatgcctaaCTCTCGCCAGTAAGTGGGgaaaaggagtgatcgggtactcatgggtagtctgcttgatcaagcggcaatttcttaatctattaaattgatcaagtgacgtcctaggggaacccggtcaagtccttagtagttagtgtaaatagtttttcatttgttagttttttAAATCCTAGTTAATTAAAAGATGGGAATGAGGAAGGAACTGATCAGGTGGAACTATTTGAGTTTTCATCCAGAATTacttgtccacttgatcagtgtaATTTGAGTTTAATTTGTGGTTATAGATTGAATTGATCAGGGCAGGAGATGATAGGACGCATGCAGTCATTGAAGAGGTGTCAGACGGCGCCAACTGTCGCAATGAAATGACGTCCTGAGGAGAAGAGGAGGATACACATTGGGGGCCCATTCCGAGGATGGAGCGAGAGGAGGCTGCAAGTGCTGACGACGCATGGATGCTCCGAGTGGAGCAGACGTTGAtgcagctggtggagaattcAAATACTCAACTGGTCCTGCTGGCCAGGTTGTTGGGAACCACCCATGACCAGACCCCTGCCAggcaaccaccacctccctctacaagctctcctcaGTCTCGGCGCCCATCATCCTCCAGGCCACCCTCAGCATCCCCCGGTCAACCCCCAGGAAGCATTAAGTACAACCCCCCCCCGATCTCTACTCATTTCagtttaaaaacaattttagttttatttgttcttggtatgtataactgatattctgctccacctcacacctagacctgtgttgggtctaagtgtgagaagttatgcaTGTTCGTTTTGCTATGTTTTGTTTGCCTGCCTATATCTGTTTTGGTTATTGTTTTTCTGTGTTTATTGGTatgttttgattgttggcactgc
This genomic interval from Salvia splendens isolate huo1 chromosome 13, SspV2, whole genome shotgun sequence contains the following:
- the LOC121760564 gene encoding uncharacterized protein LOC121760564: MREEVLKEIVKLVSIGIIYSIPDSNWVCPVHMVPKKGGIQVVKNEKNELIPTRAVMGWRMCIDYRKLNQATKKDHFPLSFIDQMLEKLAGKQYFSFLDGYSSYFQIAVNPDDQEKTTFTCPFGTYAYRRMPFGLSLGHVVSSGKIEVVPAKVAVIAKLPYPTNQKEIRAFLGHAGFYRRFIKDFAKIAQPLTRHLQNDVEFEFSDACKDAFQFLKDRLISSLIIRAPDWSHPFEVMCDASDYVVGAVLGQKIELKSYIIFYASKTLNQAQMNYDVTEKEMLSVVFAFEKFRPYLLGSKVIVYTDHAAIKYLLAKKESKPRLIRWVLLLQEFDWEAVDKKGCENRVADHLSRILQEDNGEVILDAFPEEHLYLIKSTPKLQWINQAERVDQANQGSRRQHARKEPWLADMANYLVMNELPRRDGMEAFVVDNIPLLMPNSRQ
- the LOC121760563 gene encoding uncharacterized protein LOC121760563, which codes for MVTRKRDATIDVASTFKDVEVKVPLLTALKMPLISKFIKDYLAGKVNEEGRLITDVNVSAVIQRSDLPSKKTDPGMFMLPIAIGDTQVDHAVCDLGASINVLPYFIYRKLGAAKLVDTDIMIQLADRSCIHPKGILENVIVKVNNFTYPADFFVIKMTEPAARESSEVLLGRPFLSTASTIIDVRNGTISLDFKGEQYTFNIDEAMKRPADGENVYSVDVTEPLVQEFLEEEFLKRQFTDSAADEEVEKEVEEWLETMKVGEMDDQAIAKAIMDFCERPRSAGSSGTAQVSSPAKAA